The genomic stretch aaagaaaatatctctgAAGTATATGACCAGACCATATAAAACCTTACAATAAATTCAGTATGCATTAAAGAGTTACATGTAAGTAATAAGATCATTTGAATTTTAGTTGGCTGGTTAATATCTGGGCATTAACAAGCACTCTTAACATGAAAACAAGCTTAAGTCTAAcctcaaataacaaaatttatttaaaattggttTTGCCCTTTGTGTTCACAAGATGGGGACTCTCATTGTCCAAATCCAAGGCTCAGTATTAGAAACAGTCTGACCCTGCTAAGCTCCCAGACTACTTACTCAAGTGAGGCCAATCCAAGACGGCTTCAGGTATTCAGAGGGGTTGGGGTGGGtatggggggatggggtggaggcaGACTTACACAACTAGATGCTTCACCTAGTTCCAGGCAGATGCCCTGGGCCAACCTCACTTCTCGGATTCCTGAACATTTGATTTCtccctatatttaaaaaaaaaaaatgaagtaaatatgCAAGTACCCTAGacccccatttcttcctccacctcttttATGGCAAGGTACTCTCTTAAAAAGTTTaggaaaaagtaaatttaaaagttcTCAGAGGCCTAAggatttacattatttatttaagtactttttttttgagacaaagtcttactctATAGTCAGGCTGGACTAGAATTCACTATGGAGCTACATAACCTGGGCTGGCTTCAACTCATAGTTGTCAGCCTTTTGGTTGCTGTGATTTCAGACATGCCCAGTGagatttgcagaaaaaaaaaattgagcaccCTTAATCCAAAAATTCAGAATATAGTATGTTTGAAAATCTAAAACTTTCTGATCCCCAAGTGATGCTGCAAGTGGTAAATACACACTACAAACTTTTAAGTgcataaaattattgaaaagtgTGATGTAAAATGACctttaaattatgtgcatatggTATATATGAAGCACAGATGAGTCCTATGTTTTGACTTGGGTCTTATCCTCAAGTTCTCTCATTATATATTCTAAGATCAAATTaaatattccaaaacaaaaaacctgaatcCAAGATTTTCAGATTAAAGGCACTCAGTGTGTTTGCTTCCAGCTCATAAAGTTCCCCAAGGGGAGAATAAAGCTTTTTGTTACTATCCTGGACCATGAGAAAGATGCTATTTGAAATCATGCGAAACCTGGCTTGGATgatgcttaaaaagaaaaagagaaaattatttattgttgttgttgttattattattattattattttattatttcttcagtcAGTTACACACATACAATGGGATAGTCAGGCAGCTGCTGGTGACACCTGATTTCCTCTTGGTCCCTAAGAGTCTCTCCATTCATCTGCtacctctttaaaaacaaacaactaggCCCTTCATGCCTGTCCTTAGGCCTTCATACTTCCTGCCCTTCAGGCTGAAAGCTGTGGACTGCCACAGGCTCAAGGCCGAGATGTCCAGAGGAACTCACCATTCCTATGCGCCCAGTTCTCACCTCTTCAGATGACCTCCTCACTGACATTCTGTGCTTCATTAAGCCCTCCATATATCAGAAACACTCTGCTCTACATATTTAAGAAAGGCAGCCCCAGTATACAGGAGACAGATCCAAATAtcccccttcccccaaaaaaTGGTCCCTCTGAAGAACCAGAGAACTAGAAGAATCTCTGAGAATCTCCCTAAAATACAAAACCCAAAGCACAGATCAGACTTCCCTCTGGACTGAACCCGCTCCTCCCTATCTTCTCCTGTCTAGTCTTTCTAGCACTACATAAAGTACATATTCCATGTTGATTCCAAGATGACCCAAATCTCATTGGCTGGTATGAGCAGAGGGATAGGTACTGAGCAAAATCTGCCATTTTGGGCCCAACTCACCCACCTTGATAGTAATTGGGACAGTAGAAGATgatgtgtatgcatatgattCAGTGGTTGATATCATCTCGGAACTGATATTAGTAGGTGAGTAATCAGAAACGTTTACAGATGGCACGCTGGGCTTCAAGGTCATCTCTGAAGTGGAAGCATTGTCTGAAGTGGTGGGCAGTGTGATGGTTGGGAATGTCTGTGATTGCACAAAAGCTTGTGTGGTTCCAGAGCCTGAAGGAATCCCAGAAGTAGCAGTAAAGTTGACCGTTGTCTCTGGAATACACCAAAAcacaagtgtgtgtatgcatctgcaCAATACAATTAGAAACACAGTCTCACTTTGTGGTGCTAGCACAGATTTCTGCACAGAAATAAGAATTTGGTGAGGTCACAGTTACTTCATATCTTAATCATGACCCAATTTATTTCAAGCCAGCTGTTGGAACCATAGCTATAATATAAAACAAGTGTTTCCAGCCTTTTAACATTGTAACATGTTGTAATCTACCAATATGTTGGGCTTCATTCATAGCTAACCTGAAATACATGAGGCCCTCGGGGATTAAATTGGATGTACATGATCTAGAATGTATCAAATGTGCCCTCCaattctgaaagagaaaatgattctATCCTACAGAAGTGAAAGACCTACAGTTTGAACCCACACCATCTTCCATCACTTAGACGAGAACAGAGTCACCCATCAGTGGAATCCAATCGGATCCTTTCTTTTACCAGCCGAACTTAGCATCAATAGAAGAATCAGTCCTGTTCAGGACCCACTTGTCATGTATGGTCTACAAATGTTACCAGCATAGAAAGCCATTCAGAACTTATATAAGAATGTCCTTGCATAAAGCATTGGTTTCTGTGACCCCATCTGTGATAGGGGAATAGGCTATACTAGTTGAGTACTTCTGGTTACCTGAGATGGCTGGTGTGGTCTCATTGCCTTCCTGAGAAAGGAAGTAGGAGCTGGTATTTCCAGGGATGCTAAGTGTGGTAGTTTCCTCATTGGACTCATTTTTAGGAACTGATGGAGATATTCCTGGGACGGTAGTCTCCGTGGCAACAGAGGTCAAGTTGTTTAGATCTGTGGGCCCAGATGTTACAGGGAAATAAGGAAAAATCAGAATCCGACCTTGGAACCTCATGACAACACCTGATTCAACTTCTTGACTTTAGGTGAATCTACCTGGAATATTCATACCGCCCTCGACAATAAAGAAACATTAATAATATATTCATGGACACCAGATTAGTTTTCTATTCTATGTTTTCCCTAAGGAAATATactaaacatttataaaacataGGAATTAAAATGGTAACAACACAGAAGGTAATGTTTGTAATGTATTTAGCAAAATATCAAGATACAAAATTTCACCTATGTAAATATTATAAGGATTGAAAATATGAAAGATGCTATGCTCCTAGTTCCTTTTGATTACTCACTTCTCTTTTTTGGTCAACCTCTATCCAATATActaattattgaaaataatatagatCTGTATTTTCTCTATTCAAATCTccttaaataatttttcattctCAGTCTTGCTTTTTCAAAGTTCAGGACCTTCAAACCAATTGTTTCTTTTAGATGAAGAATTCAACTGCAACCTGGAGACTTCTCTCAGGAGGTTCAAATGGAACCCCTTTTgatgggaaggaagacagagagttTTGGCTTTGCCAGGACCATGTATTTTCATGCGTGTGTACCTAAGCTTAATAATCCCTAAATATAGGTAGTTTGTCTATTTATGAATGAGGAAACTCAAACTACTAAGGTAGAATGATTCTTTATCTATACATTCTCTAAATACTCTTGGGTGTCCTTGCCTCATTATTCTATATATCCTTAGAATCGGGAAGGAGAACCTTGACCTTGTATATTATGGGTCCCAAAGACTGTTCTACCTCCTACATGAGTCAATCAGATGGTCCTCCCTTCTAGATGACACTTTGGAGACTACACTTCTTTATAAACCTTGCTCAAATGGCTCTTTGCTTACATCCAGACCAGTATTAACCTATGATGGCTCATCCCTTCAAAGGTGAACTGCATCATCACACTGTGTACCTCCAATGACAGGAATGACTATTTGAGGGAGAAGGGTTAGCATATGGGTATACTAGTATCCTATATGTACATGCAAGATCCTTCACATCATAGTTCTAAGTCatatgaaggaagaaaaagtaagGGAAGTGGTCTGGGGCCAGAGTTGTGggtaggaaaaaaagaagtaagcCGGGGCCAGGGCTTATCTTGTCCTCATCAACCACATAAAGACTGAATTCCAAAAGAGTTAAAGTTCCAAATTCAAAGTTAGCTTTCTTAGTGACCGAAAAGGTATATGTTTAAGGTAGGGGGATGAAGCTGTTTAGTTTATAAGTTGGTCTCAGCTACCAGTGTGAAGTTCAAACATACAGGCCTCTTTGTGCATTGGCAAGGGATAGACTCAGGTCCCAAGTTCATAACTGTAATACCACCTGCAAGGAAAGGTCCTAAGGGCTCCAGGACACTTGGAAGTGCAACTCTAAATTCCTAATTGAAATCTAGCTCTGTATTTTTTCTATGTTTCAAGGCCAATAACAATGTAGACTGATTGCTATTGCCATCAGCATCAAGAGGGAGTCAGACTTTCAGTTTCTAGTCAACTCAAGGCCAAGAATGTTTTTTGTAAGGTGCTAGTCAGGGTCTCAACTTCCACCTCTACCTTCTTCCCAACCTGTAACAAGCAGACTGTATTAACATTGACTACAGAAATCATATCTTATTATGTGCCAGGTAAGTAGGGAAAGAAGTGATATTACTATATTCATTCCAGAAAGGAAAAACCTATGTCACCAAGTTGTTGATTGGGGAAGAACACAGATCACATGGTCAAGCAGCAAAGGACATGGATCTTGCTGACTCTGGTAGTTGTTAAAGATCTGGATACAGCCTCAAAGGCTTTGTATGTGTGTTCCAATGTAGTTTAGATACAGATGCCAACTTAAGCTACTTCCTTAAGATAGTACCCCATCAATCTGACCCTAAGATACAAATTCGTTACAAGGGCAAGTGGTGGTAGCATTCAGACACTGAATTAAAGAATCATACTTTCAATGGGCTATTCTAAGATATCCTTTGAATTCCCCTTTGGAACCCTTCCTTCTGCCCACACCCTCTTTGCTTTACTCAAACACGTCAATTCCTGGGAATCCCATTTGGTCTAGGTTGGCCCAacccttctttttctccaaaGGAAGCCGGGCCTGCCTGAGATGATGTCATGCTTTTAAACCCCTCCCCCAAGGGGCCTCATTCACCCAGACAAACATTTTTGAACTTTTCCAGATGTGAAGAGAGACCTGCTGTTGTTCTGAAGACAGAGGTGCCTGTTCCAGAACAGTGAATCAACTCCAGATCCAAGCCAGCCATGGACCCACTGGGGATGGGCTCCCAACTGTAGCAGTCTtattcccctctcttctccccactcttTGGCCAGATTGAAAATGAAAAGAGGACCCAGCCTCAGATGTATAGCTCCAAACTTAGGGTAAGTAGCAAAGCATGTGAGGCTATAGGACAGGACAAGGAAGGGAGCAGAAGGCAAGGCTAAGTGAAGGCTACATAAGAACTAGCATAAGTGAGGGGATACCATGGCCATAGGTCAGGATATACCACGACTTACACACTACAGCACAGATCCTTCTGTGAGTGCATCCCTGGGCCTCAGCCTCCAAGGCTCTTTTGCAGAACTAGTGGGTCATGAAGGAAGGCTGTACTAAGACTGGCAATGTATCTCTTTGTTCTCTCATTCTACATCTGTCCACTACCTTAAAACATCAAACGATGGCCTTCTTTCTCTGAACTCTGATTCCCATTCTAGGAAGGAATAAGAGCAGCCTACACTCAGTGAAGCCTTTCAGATGCTGTAAAACTAAGGAAATCTTTCTTTTATCCCACACAGACGGGAGGAAAGATAGTATAACTCAGAACTAAATAAAACACTGCTCCTGAATTTAGTTCCCAGTCTGTTCTGTACCACCTCAAAGGCTCTACCTGACTAGTTTCTAGTTTATTCTGGTAGATATGTACGTATGTCTGCCACATGTATGCCAAAGGGAACCAAAAAATGGGAtaccctggagcttgagttacagatggttgtaggctAGCAAGTGAGTGCCAGGGACCAAACCTTTATCCTCTGCAgtaacagcaagtgctcttaatcactaagtcaTCTATCCAGCTTCTTTCTATCAATCTATTCAATAAACTTAGAGCAAGACAGGAGACAAGCTACTGAGAAGCTATTAATTGAGAATCTTAAGACACCAACAGATGTAACAGAAAGGATTTGTGCAGTAAAATTTACACACTGACCTTGCGGGTACTTACTTAGAAGCAATTATTTTCACAAACAGTATTAATAAGCCTAGTTATCTTGATATTCCAGTCAAAGTTAGAGATTAGAAACAAATAGGGAGAGGCGACAGTTAAAAACTAGGAAACTgaaatttctaaattaaaaataaacccaagTACCAAACCCATGCTGGTCTTGAGTCACTTACAGTCAcattaaacagaaataaacacCCTGATATGTATTAATCATGCTACTGACTGCAACAAAAACACCTTATTTCCATGATCCATTTGAGTCACAAAAGTTAAAGTCTTAGGGTAGGGGGTATTCTGAAGAAACAGAGGTATGTACAAtacattttgggaaaaaaattctaCTTAACATTAGTAAACTGGAAATTcagtttttgttaaaaaaaagttacatatTCTAAGATATTCAGTAAGTTATTAACTAACCAAGTTTCTGTACGTTCTTGGTCTATTTTTTTCAGAGTTAGTTTTAGAGTTTGgggaatgtttttgtttgtgtgtgtgtttgttttagataGGTGTCATCTAGCCTGGGCTAGATGACACTTTATGTAACTCACTTTAGCTAAGGATGGTGTTGAACTCCTGTTCTCCCTGCCTATCCTGTCTCCTTAGTGCTGAAGTTActggtgtataccaccacaccaggctagCGTGATCACATCCTCAGCCAGCCCCTAGCTGTCCACCCTTTCTGTATATATCTGAAGCAGTCACATCCCTGAGAAGTGAGTCACTGAACCTCTGATTTGAAGGCAGAACTACCCAGGGACAGAGAGGCCAAGCCTTGCAGATAGATGCTGTAGGTGCTTCTTTCCTGTGTTCTAGCTGTGTGGCCCCATGGCCACTGCAACTTTCAAACTTCTCCAGTAAAATGAGATCAAAGTAGCTCCTGTCTCCTAGTTGTTCTGAGAAACAAAGAAGGCGAGGaaatgcaaagcagccagcctGTCTAGTCCATGACTACCATCGTGAAAGGgcccttccttctgcttttccaAATCAGTTCTTATCTCTGTCACTCATCTGGCACAAAGTCACACAAGTTGCTTCCTCAGGAGAGGTTTAACTGTCACCTCACTTGTTATAAATTTCTTGAATGTCAAGACcttttttttacatgtgtgtgttttactcAGGATGCTTGGCAGATCCTGGGGTGTTAGGATAAGCAGCTGAGCTGAACTGTACAGCTCACACTCACTGCCTACAGCTTTTTTAGCCTTAGTCTGATGCTCTATGGTTTGctgttatttataattattattattgtgcatgtgggagggaaggagaagagggagatgtGAGGGCAGGCAAGGAGGCACCCAGCatatacagaggtcagaggacagcttgcagtcTTTTCTCTCCTACCATCTGggatctggggatcaaactccagtTTTCAAACTTGCATGGCacttttacccgctgagccatcttgctggctctaaTGCTCTGTATAAAGGGGAAATTTATTAAATAGGGCAGTGACTGTGTTAAAGATATCCAGTTTCTCCATATAACGAGGAAAAATCTACAATCCAAGCCACATTGCTAAACACCTGATTCTATTTCATCCAGATCAGGAGCTGGCAAACTACTGCTCCTACGACAAATTCTGCATTGGGGTTGATAGTGTGTGGTCAGTCAGTAATACATGCCTTCTACATTTTCAGGTGTCATAAAGACAAAGTGTCAAATGCATCAGAAGCCACATCCAGATCCCAAGCCTGAGATGCTTTCTGTTTTGCCCTTCATAGGAAAAGTTTGCAAATAACCCTCTTGTAGACTAATTTCACTTTTATActatatgtattttttccttaAGCACCAAGGACATGCAAAGGATCTCACTAAgttctgaagaaaacacaaaataaggtataatttgattttttttacaccCTTAGGCCTTAGCATCACAGCTTTCTAGGAGTGGGGCTGACTAGACAGGTCTTAAGGGATTTTCATGAAGACTGGATTCATCCTAGGACAAGAAAGGCCAATTTAACAGTGATACAGGAAACGAACTTAATGCAGATATTATTATCTTTAATGGGATGAGCTCATTAGTAGGTAAGTGAACATTCAGAGAAATCTTATTAGTGTCCCTTTACACCTGTCAAAGACCATGAGTTTGAGCCATTGTTGGGTTAGAACAAAGGGTATGAGAGAAGCGTTCCTTAGCTTCAGAGGCAAGGCAGAGGTGTCAGCATAAACTGGCCTGAGCGTTCTCATTACATTGAGATTTCCCCATTATAATCAAATAATATCTTCATTCTTCCAATTCTCTGGATCCCCAAGAGGCCTACATTTCTCCCACTTGcccttcttccatttttctggtaCCACTCACTCCTGGATGCCAGCTCAGTGCCTTGCTCTGATCACTACTGTCACTTCTGCAGGTCAGCCAGCAGAGAACCATTCTCTTCAGTCTCTCTGCATCATTCTCGGGCAAATCTGCTATACTTGGGCAGTTTTTGCCAGAGATTTGAAAGCGTGGAATAAATATCACAGAAGAGACGGCGGCACAACCTTGAAATGTTAGTCAATGCTGTGCTACTGAAGCTATGCTGTAAGAACCCCCCCTTAAGTCCTCCGACTCTGCAGAAGCCTCACCCTTCTGTGTTCACCTTGGGATCTGGAgtcctttgctttttgtctatTAACCCATCCCATGACAAGACTCCACTTTCCACTTAGCCACCCTGACTCCTGCCTGCCTTTGGACTTTCAGAGCTTGTCTAGGGTTCTAAGATTTCTTACCCAAAGACCCATTTACACATTTTCTTAAGTAATTGAGCCAACTACCTAGGGATACCACTTCTCTAAAAGGTTCACTTTTATTTTCCACTCCAGGAAGTAGCAGACTTCTCAGTTAAGCCAGGAGGCCTTTTCCTTTGCATCATTAGGGAAATGATTCATTCCCTGCCTTTCCCACGTGTAGGTTCAGGGAAGTGTACCTTGCCAGGCCTCCCAGTTTGTTTGGAtccctacccccactccaccccaagaTGCATGTACCATTCTCCTATAGCACAGCCAGGATCCTTGAGAGCAATTTTAAAGATACTATACTTTATTTCTTAGCCACCATAAGAAGAAAATGGTATCACCAGAAACGTAAACCACCCCTCAAAATATGTAAATTGCACCCTGGCCACTGTGAACATTTCTTTTAGAGATGAATTTGTGTTTTTTCCATGCCTTCACATTTTTTACTTTACCACATTAGGGGCCATTTAATTAAATGAACCAAAGtcaaggaaagagggaagttcaAGAAATGGAGACTGGAGCTGGGGAAGCCAGAGAGTAAGCCCAGGTCCTCAAGCACAAAGTCAAAAATACCAGGCAAGGTCATAAGCAGTGGAGTCTGCTcctcttttttgcttgtttttctagtACTCTGTGGCCAACTTTATCTGCTACAATTTGGCACTTCTTGCCTTGGGTTTTTGTAGACAAAGACCACTCAGGAAAGGCCCATGAACAGGCCCAAGGGGTAGGGCCAAAGGGATAAGGAAAGAGATCTAGGCCCTTGCCTGCTTATCAGCCAGACTGGAATGCCTAAGATGAAGTGTATTTGCAAAGGTTGTGAAGCCTGGTTTGGCCCTCCAAGGGGGAGCACTCAGATCACTGAATTACTTGGCAATCCCTAAACTCTTACTCCTCCTCACCATGGAGCAGGGAGTAAAGGGTGGAGGCCTTTcccttctagaaaaaaaaaaaaaactgataaaagTCTTATCCCTTCCATTTTCCCCCCTTTACATGTAGCACCAGACAGGATACAGATGTGGGATCAGCAGACTCAAAGGAtccaaaggaaggaaaggaatgtgGATAAGAGTTGAAGGTAGTATAGGAGAAAGAGGGTAAGACAGGCCTTGAGAAAGGAGatcctggtaaaaaaaaaaaaaggctccttAGTTAGCTGAAAGGCTTTTAATTCAGCTGGAGCATGAAAGTGTTGCCTGGTAGTCCCCAGCCACAACCCAAACTCTGCTCACTGATCTTTCCTGCCCCGGAGAAAGTGGCACTTTGTGGTTGACTAGTAGGTGTTTATTCTAGCCTCTCACAGGGATACAAAAGATCTATTTCTCCAGAATCAGTTACCACTCTACACCAAATTTTCCACTAATAACAGCACTGAATTTTTGCTGTTGTCTAATGTAGGCATTTTAAATTACATACAGTCGCTGTTTTAATTTATTCCACAATGTATCCCAGGACAGAGAATAACAGtattaacaaacaaaagaatctcaataCAAACTCTAGGAAGTTCTTGGAAAAAGTACAAAGCTTTGGCTGGCCCGTGAAGTGTGGTTGGGTTCAGAATGGtggcccctgccctgccctttacCCCCAAAGCTGAGACACTGATATCCTCAGCGTACTTGCCCAAGATTTCCGAGGTTTTTATGCTCTTCACCACCCCCTCTTCAGCTCAAGACATGGTTGACACTGGCCAGCTGAGGAAATACGAAAAGGCAGCACTCCACCCTGGCCTGGGTCACTGCTGAATTGAGTAACCAGGAGAGCATCTGATGAGAACTCCAGCCCATGGTCACCCACCTGTGCAATGAAGGGACCATATTGCTTCATTCTGGGCATTTCAGTCTTCAACAAGTTTTACCCCATCTAAAAGGGCATGTCCAGAGCTGCCATTCAGGTGAGCCCAGAACCTAATTCAACTCCTCAGTCAGCTCTCTTTAGGGTGGACCCAAAGACAATAGCACAGAAAATTGGGAACAAAGAGGCCTTGTGAGCAGACCCTTGGTAAGTGGCCTTTAAGATGTATGAGATTTGGGAGCCATAAAGGGCTAGAAGCAAAATGAATAAACCTCAAAGTTGAAAACCTCTAAGAACATGAGATGAGATGAAGAACAGCACCCTCCAATGCAATACAATTTGCTACAGACTgagtgaatattttttttccaactaAAGAGAGGAAGAGCTTAATAAGTAAGAGTGTGTGTGGGCAACAGGAGGTGTCTTGGCCTGCCTACTAGCTTTAGAATCTGAAGGAAGGCAGGGCAAGAAATTCCAATGAGTAATGAGAGTGGGTTTGTGCAGGGTGAAGACTGGTAAGCAGAAGGACTTGGTGT from Arvicola amphibius chromosome 12, mArvAmp1.2, whole genome shotgun sequence encodes the following:
- the Cd34 gene encoding hematopoietic progenitor cell antigen CD34 isoform X2, coding for MQVHRDAHAGLLLPWGWVTICLMSLLHLNNLTSVATETTVPGISPSVPKNESNEETTTLSIPGNTSSYFLSQEGNETTPAISETTVNFTATSGIPSGSGTTQAFVQSQTFPTITLPTTSDNASTSEMTLKPSVPSVNVSDYSPTNISSEMISTTESYAYTSSSTVPITIKGEIKCSGIREVRLAQGICLELGEASSCDEFKKEKGEGLTQILCEKEEAEADAGASVCSLLLAQSEVRPECLLMVLANSTELSSKLQLMEKHQSDLRKLGIQGFNKQDIGSHQSYSRKTLIALVTSGVLLAILGTTGYFLMNRRSWSPTGERLELEP